In Methylovirgula sp., a single genomic region encodes these proteins:
- a CDS encoding FCD domain-containing protein, producing MIEKSILPEPQCPQVARLSLVDSAIVIIRSQVESGAWKVGERIPKEDELAEMLRVGRNTVREAVRVLSHANMLEVRQGDGTYVRSNVDPGEMLRRVDRASLHDHFELRATLETDVARLAATRRTKADIEDMTRLLDERGEIPPYGSTDFNAFVARDLAFHLAIARAAHNAAMEELYGYFLKYEQQHLDAYFGRGDVIEPNGPAHARVLEAIIARNPVRAARAARAILAPVIKTLKG from the coding sequence ATGATTGAAAAATCGATTCTGCCCGAACCGCAATGCCCGCAGGTCGCCCGGCTCTCGCTCGTCGACTCGGCGATCGTCATCATCCGTTCGCAAGTCGAGAGCGGTGCATGGAAAGTCGGCGAGCGTATTCCGAAGGAAGACGAACTGGCCGAGATGCTGCGCGTCGGCCGCAACACGGTGCGTGAGGCGGTGCGCGTTCTTTCTCACGCCAACATGCTGGAAGTGCGCCAAGGCGACGGCACCTACGTCCGCTCCAATGTCGATCCTGGCGAAATGCTGCGCCGTGTCGATCGCGCCAGCCTACACGACCATTTCGAACTGCGCGCGACACTCGAAACCGACGTCGCCCGTCTCGCCGCCACGCGCCGCACCAAGGCTGATATAGAGGACATGACCCGCCTGCTCGACGAACGCGGCGAAATACCTCCTTATGGCAGCACAGATTTTAATGCCTTCGTCGCCCGCGATCTCGCCTTCCATCTCGCGATCGCCCGCGCCGCGCATAACGCTGCCATGGAGGAATTGTACGGCTATTTCCTCAAATACGAACAGCAGCACCTCGACGCCTATTTCGGCCGCGGCGATGTCATCGAACCCAACGGTCCGGCGCATGCCCGCGTTCTCGAAGCCATCATCGCGCGCAATCCGGTTCGCGCCGCACGCGCCGCGCGCGCGATTCTAGCCCCGGTCATCAAGACACTGAAGGGATAG
- a CDS encoding efflux transporter outer membrane subunit, with protein MGEYALRIGPLCRDAGIGALLLALAGCAVGPDWYKPVPVMPQVFARPEGPNAPSRPIAAPVDPAWWRIFADSQLAQLEVRVAQDNFDIREAATRYAESRAEREMAASAFYPSSDVNASYANERASPNGVLNLLGTTATNTPATIANGSPGFGPAGITSADTGNASSPAFNLWQYGIDASWEVDIWGRVRRSIEAADAGVELSQDYRRGVLISVLAETAGDYVALRGVQAQIAITRENLGVAKHSLALTKLRFANGATTNLDVANATADVAAVGARLPPLQRQESELINALSFMVAAPPRALASSLRPARPLPPIPRKVPVGLPSELAEKRPDIRAAAAQLHAATADIGVAIGDFYPRITLEGSLDIQSLEFSHLGLWNSRQYGLGPVISLPIFEGGRLTGNLELKEAQQKRAALDYRRTVLKAWHEVDDALTAYNAAQNERNLLATAVAQDKIALAAAQLQYSQGATDFLNVLTVQNRLLDAQNAEIAAAIGADAALISLYKALGGGWEANELLHRTPQPRLPVVALLPHPIAPKQNPEIDLPHGP; from the coding sequence GTGGGGGAATATGCATTACGCATCGGCCCGCTTTGTCGCGACGCGGGGATCGGCGCACTTCTGCTGGCTCTGGCGGGCTGCGCTGTGGGTCCGGACTGGTACAAGCCCGTGCCGGTGATGCCGCAGGTCTTCGCCAGGCCCGAAGGGCCGAATGCGCCGAGCCGGCCGATCGCCGCGCCAGTCGATCCCGCCTGGTGGCGCATCTTCGCCGATTCGCAGCTTGCGCAGCTCGAAGTGCGCGTGGCGCAGGACAATTTCGACATTCGCGAAGCCGCAACGCGCTATGCAGAAAGCCGCGCCGAGCGGGAGATGGCGGCTTCCGCCTTCTATCCGTCCTCCGACGTCAACGCGTCCTATGCGAACGAGCGGGCGAGCCCCAACGGCGTTCTGAACCTGCTCGGCACGACGGCGACGAACACGCCGGCGACCATTGCCAATGGCTCACCCGGCTTCGGCCCGGCGGGAATCACCTCGGCGGACACAGGCAACGCGTCTTCGCCGGCCTTCAACCTCTGGCAATATGGGATCGACGCGAGTTGGGAGGTCGACATCTGGGGCCGGGTCCGCCGCTCGATCGAGGCGGCCGACGCCGGCGTCGAACTCTCGCAGGATTATCGGCGCGGCGTGCTGATCAGCGTGCTCGCCGAGACCGCCGGCGATTACGTCGCCTTGCGCGGCGTTCAGGCGCAGATCGCCATCACGCGCGAAAATCTCGGCGTCGCCAAACACAGCCTGGCGCTGACCAAGCTGCGCTTCGCCAATGGCGCGACGACCAATCTTGACGTTGCCAATGCCACGGCAGATGTCGCCGCTGTCGGTGCCAGGCTGCCGCCGCTCCAACGCCAGGAATCCGAACTTATCAATGCGCTGAGCTTCATGGTCGCGGCGCCGCCGCGGGCGCTCGCCAGCTCCTTGCGGCCTGCCAGGCCGCTGCCGCCGATCCCCCGCAAAGTGCCCGTCGGCCTGCCCTCCGAACTCGCCGAGAAGCGCCCCGACATCCGCGCCGCAGCGGCACAATTGCACGCGGCGACGGCGGATATCGGCGTCGCCATCGGCGATTTCTATCCGCGCATCACGCTCGAAGGCAGCCTCGACATCCAGTCGCTCGAATTCTCCCATCTCGGGCTCTGGAATTCTCGGCAATACGGCCTGGGTCCCGTCATCAGCCTGCCGATTTTCGAAGGCGGCCGGCTGACCGGCAATCTCGAACTGAAGGAAGCCCAGCAGAAACGGGCGGCGCTCGATTATCGGCGCACCGTGCTGAAGGCCTGGCATGAAGTCGACGACGCGTTGACGGCCTACAACGCCGCACAAAACGAGCGCAATCTTCTGGCGACCGCCGTGGCGCAAGACAAGATCGCGCTCGCGGCCGCGCAATTGCAATATTCGCAGGGCGCCACAGACTTCCTCAACGTGCTCACCGTCCAGAACCGTTTGCTCGACGCGCAGAACGCCGAAATAGCTGCCGCCATCGGCGCCGATGCAGCTTTGATCAGCCTCTACAAAGCATTGGGCGGCGGGTGGGAAGCAAACGAACTGCTACATCGGACGCCGCAGCCCAGGCTTCCGGTCGTGGCGCTGCTTCCACATCCGATTGCGCCTAAGCAGAACCCCGAGATTGATCTGCCGCACGGTCCATGA
- a CDS encoding HlyD family secretion protein has protein sequence MSFKNTAFIGLGVVALAGVAYGVDRLIIGDGRIQSTDDAYITADFSTVAPKISGLLDKVEVEDNERVKAGQELVHIDDRDYRTAVAAAEGTLDAAKAEVANLSAELARQTPVIGQADANILADDAALTFARANAQRYRNLSKGGAGTVEQQQQSAAQLQQAEAAKERDSEAAEAARRQIAILQAQRDRALADAKRTEAALAQARLNLSYTHVLAPVDGVVGQRAIRVGNYVSPGTALLAVVPIDSAYVLANYQETQLTHLALGQKVEITVDAFPGAVLTGHVDSLAPASGIAFSPIAPDNATGNFTKVVQRIPLKIVFDPDQSLRARLRVGMSVETTLDTHSTPDKNDINRALDHLATQ, from the coding sequence ATGAGCTTCAAGAACACAGCGTTCATCGGCCTCGGCGTCGTCGCTCTGGCCGGCGTTGCCTATGGCGTCGATCGGCTGATCATCGGCGACGGTCGCATCCAGTCGACCGATGATGCCTATATCACCGCTGATTTCAGCACAGTCGCGCCGAAAATTTCCGGACTCCTCGACAAGGTCGAGGTTGAGGACAACGAGCGCGTCAAGGCCGGCCAGGAACTCGTCCACATCGACGACCGCGACTATCGGACAGCCGTCGCCGCGGCGGAGGGTACGCTTGACGCCGCGAAAGCAGAGGTCGCCAATCTCTCCGCCGAGCTCGCCCGCCAGACGCCCGTCATCGGCCAGGCCGATGCCAATATCTTGGCCGACGATGCGGCCTTGACTTTCGCCCGCGCCAACGCGCAGCGCTACCGCAACCTGTCGAAGGGCGGCGCCGGCACGGTCGAACAGCAGCAACAATCGGCGGCGCAGTTACAACAGGCTGAGGCCGCCAAGGAGCGCGACAGCGAAGCCGCCGAAGCAGCGCGACGGCAGATCGCCATCCTGCAGGCCCAGCGCGACCGCGCCCTCGCCGACGCGAAACGCACCGAGGCGGCACTCGCCCAGGCCAGGCTCAACCTGTCCTATACGCATGTGCTCGCACCGGTCGACGGCGTCGTCGGCCAACGCGCCATCCGCGTCGGCAATTACGTGAGCCCGGGCACCGCGCTTCTCGCCGTGGTGCCAATCGATTCAGCCTATGTGCTCGCGAACTATCAGGAAACCCAGCTCACCCATTTGGCGCTCGGCCAGAAGGTGGAAATTACCGTCGATGCCTTTCCGGGTGCCGTGCTGACCGGCCACGTCGACAGTCTCGCGCCGGCAAGCGGCATCGCGTTTTCACCGATCGCCCCCGATAATGCGACCGGCAATTTCACCAAGGTCGTGCAGCGCATTCCGCTGAAGATCGTCTTCGATCCCGACCAGTCTTTGCGGGCGCGGCTGCGGGTCGGCATGTCGGTCGAGACGACCCTCGATACGCACAGCACACCCGACAAGAATGACATCAATCGCGCTCTCGACCATCTGGCGACGCAATGA
- a CDS encoding MFS transporter, with product MTTAISTFVASRDGAPAAASPQVSAVAPVVAKAAVPAPAPTPFTARLVAGLSGVLLAVLVAGFNEHVTDVELTDIRGVMGISHDEGTWITALYEAFEIAAMAFAPWLGVTFSIRQLTMVMMATFAVLGALAPFAPDLPSLCLLRIVQGFAGGCMPPMLMTVALRYLPPKIKVYGLGAYALTATFGPNLGTPLGAFCFEYLGWRSVFWECIPFSLLAIALIGYGLPQDPLRLERFRQLDWRGFLLGLPAICMLVIGLMQGDRLDWFRSPVIVHLLVGGTFLFTLFAINEWYHPLPFFRIQMLRSRNISFGLFAISGVLILAAVNSAIPSLFLAEIRLYRPLQTAPLMLLGLALPQLAALLIVSFLCNLPRVDCRFVMAGGLALIGLSFFLGSSLTSDWYRGNFYLLEAIQVMAQPMIIIPILMLVTMSIAPTDGPFISGMFNMTKGFASAVALATIESLMTWREHIHSNILLDHLGANRFTLQTILNQPSLVGYGADARAQAVVLAAADVYLLMVGFVAVMLLLNLVLPTRVYAPSTALARAPASANPR from the coding sequence ATGACCACAGCCATTTCCACGTTTGTCGCGTCGCGTGATGGCGCCCCCGCCGCCGCGTCGCCGCAAGTGAGCGCCGTGGCGCCTGTGGTAGCGAAGGCCGCGGTGCCCGCCCCGGCGCCGACGCCTTTCACAGCACGGCTTGTCGCCGGCCTTTCCGGCGTGCTCCTCGCGGTCCTGGTGGCGGGCTTCAATGAACATGTAACAGATGTCGAATTGACCGACATTCGCGGCGTCATGGGGATCAGCCATGACGAAGGAACATGGATTACCGCGCTCTATGAAGCCTTTGAGATTGCCGCAATGGCGTTCGCGCCCTGGCTCGGGGTGACCTTTTCCATTCGCCAATTGACGATGGTGATGATGGCGACATTCGCGGTGCTCGGCGCGCTCGCACCCTTCGCGCCGGATCTGCCGAGCCTGTGCCTGCTGCGCATCGTTCAGGGCTTCGCCGGCGGCTGCATGCCGCCAATGCTGATGACCGTCGCGCTGCGCTATCTGCCTCCTAAGATCAAAGTCTATGGCCTCGGCGCCTATGCGCTCACCGCGACGTTCGGTCCCAATCTCGGCACGCCGCTCGGCGCCTTCTGTTTCGAATATCTCGGCTGGCGCTCGGTGTTCTGGGAATGCATTCCCTTCTCACTTCTCGCCATCGCCCTCATCGGCTACGGGCTCCCGCAGGACCCATTGCGGCTCGAACGCTTCCGCCAGCTCGATTGGCGCGGCTTCCTGCTCGGCCTGCCGGCGATCTGCATGCTGGTCATCGGCCTCATGCAAGGCGACCGGCTGGACTGGTTCCGCTCACCGGTCATTGTCCATCTCCTGGTCGGCGGAACTTTCCTTTTCACGTTGTTCGCGATCAACGAATGGTACCACCCACTGCCGTTCTTCCGCATTCAGATGCTGCGCTCGCGCAACATCAGCTTCGGCTTGTTCGCAATTTCCGGCGTTCTGATCCTGGCAGCGGTCAATTCGGCGATTCCCTCACTCTTCCTCGCCGAGATCAGGTTGTACCGGCCGTTGCAGACGGCGCCGCTCATGTTGTTGGGGCTTGCTTTGCCGCAACTTGCTGCACTGCTTATCGTCTCCTTTCTCTGCAATCTCCCGCGCGTTGATTGCCGCTTCGTTATGGCCGGCGGCCTGGCACTGATCGGCCTGTCCTTCTTCCTCGGCAGCTCTCTGACCTCGGACTGGTATCGCGGCAATTTTTATCTGCTCGAAGCCATACAGGTCATGGCCCAGCCAATGATCATCATTCCGATCCTCATGCTGGTCACGATGAGCATTGCGCCGACGGACGGGCCATTCATCTCAGGCATGTTCAACATGACGAAGGGATTTGCCAGCGCCGTTGCGTTGGCGACGATCGAATCGCTCATGACCTGGCGCGAGCATATCCATTCGAACATCCTGCTCGACCACCTCGGCGCCAACCGCTTCACACTCCAAACCATTCTCAACCAGCCGAGCCTTGTCGGCTATGGCGCCGATGCCCGCGCCCAGGCCGTCGTTCTCGCCGCCGCCGACGTCTATCTCCTCATGGTCGGCTTCGTCGCTGTGATGCTCCTCCTCAACCTCGTCCTGCCCACCCGCGTCTACGCGCCGTCGACCGCGCTGGCGCGGGCACCGGCATCCGCTAACCCAAGATGA